A window of Spodoptera frugiperda isolate SF20-4 chromosome 17, AGI-APGP_CSIRO_Sfru_2.0, whole genome shotgun sequence contains these coding sequences:
- the LOC118276684 gene encoding tubulin-specific chaperone E, translating to MVGAMPVNLIPKFCNGTMDSHNGTEDSDIQVHIGSRVKSNDDFGTVKYIGEVHGYKGVWYGVEWDDPARGKHDGSVDDVQYFKTSKPGAGSFIRPNKISPFKTCAEAIRKYYGDREDETVAAHRRTVINEWKREMGAPFIEMVGFEKIHQKQKFDRLLEVCVHDQNISKAGDVASLCPNVRSLDVSRNLFSNWREVIQLSAQLPDLKELDVNKNRMAIDMPEETMAQLSINFANLEKLNISVCDYEWADIIALSHLWPKLNEMIAAYNRIKTIIPPSVTLRTLTVLKLDGNPLASWYEVMNLGMMKNLKVLSLNDCQITDIRFNENPEDKVDLFEKLEVLFLNRNRINDWRSLSELNKLACLKKLYFLKNPIQDTEDYDTGSQLVIAKIDTLQELNGSTITRELRRGAEYDYMKRYGAEWKAAQSDPASQRAFNVEHCRFTELINKYGIPDDSLLVKQPKTMTLTSQLLEIILRDENGKSFKKKFPSSMFVQKLVTLAQRLFPRPGHTGPPTLYLLDDQMQGAEICLDNVMKDLAYFSVKNGDIILVKFR from the exons atggtGGGCGCAATGCCTGTTAACTTAATACCAAAATTTTGTAACGGTACCATGGACAGTCACAATGGTACCGAGGATAGCGATATTCAAGTGCACATCGGTAGTCGCGTGAAGAGTAACGATGATTTTGGTACGGTGAAGTATATCGGTGAAGTGCACGGATATAAGGGTGTTTGGTACGGAGTTGAATGGGACGACCCAGCGAGGGGTAAACATGATGGCTCTGTGGACGATGTCCAATACTTCAAGACGTCTAAACCAGGCGCTGGTTCATTTATTCGTCCAAACAAAATTTCTCCGTTCAAAACTTGTGCTGAAGCTATCAGAAAATATTACGGTGATCGCGAG GATGAGACCGTAGCAGCCCACCGTAGGACTGTCATCAATGAGTGGAAGCGAGAGATGGGTGCGCCTTTCATTGAAATGGTCGGCTTCGAGAAAATTCATCAGAAACA aAAATTCGACCGTCTCCTGGAAGTATGCGTCCACGACCAGAACATCTCGAAGGCTGGTGATGTAGCCTCGCTGTGCCCCAACGTGCGCAGCCTCGACGTGTCGCGCAACCTCTTCTCCAACTGGCGTGAGGTCATACAGCTGTCTGCCCAGCTGCCGGACTTGAAGGAACTTGATGTTAA CAAAAACCGAATGGCCATAGACATGCCGGAAGAAACAATGGCGCAGCTCTCAATCAATTTTGCCAACCTAGAGAAACTAAACATCTCAGTATGCGACTACGAATGGGCCGATATCATCGCTCTATCACACTTATGGCCGAAACTAAACGAAATGATCGCTGCGTACAACAGAATAAAGACTATAATCCCACCATCGGTCACTCTCAGAACTTTAACAGTATTAAAATTGGATGGAAACCCTCTGGCATCCTGGTATGAAGTCATGAACCTTGGTATGATGAAAAACTTAAAGGTTCTAAGTTTAAACGACTGTCAAATAACGGATATTAGGTTCAATGAGAACCCCGAAGACAAAGTTGACCTGTTCGAAAAATTGGAAGTTCTATTTTTGAATCGGAACCGGATTAATGAT tgGCGATCTCTAAGCGAACTGAACAAGCTGGCGTGCCTGAAGAAGCTCTACTTCCTGAAGAACCCCATACAAGATACTGAGGACTACGACACTGGATCACAACTTGTTATCGCTAAAATTGATACACTACAG GAACTGAACGGCTCGACAATAACCCGGGAACTGCGTCGCGGAGCGGAGTATGACTACATGAAGCGCTACGGAGCTGAGTGGAAGGCTGCACAGTCGGACCCGGCCAGCCAACGGGCGTTCAACGTGGAGCACTGTCGGTTTACTGAGCTTATTAACA AATACGGCATTCCAGACGACAGCCTGCTAGTGAAACAACCGAAAACAATGACGCTCACATCGCAACTACTAGAAATAATCCTACGAGATGAAAACGGCAAGTCATTCAAAAAGAAATTCCCGTCTTCCATGTTTGTGCAGAAGTTGGTCACACTGGCACAGAGACTGTTCCCTAGACCTGGTCACACTGGCCCGCCGACGCTCTACCTACTCGACGATCAAATGCAAGGAGCAGAAATATGCCTCGACAATGTCATGAAAGATCTCGCATATTTTTCAGTCAAAAATGGAGAT